The DNA region CGGCGGACACGCTCTGCAGGGTGACGCCATCGGTGGAGACCGCGGCCGAGTCCTGGCCACCGACGCTCACACCCAGCGCGGCGTTGGTATAGCTGCCCGTCTCGATCAGCTGCGTCGCCACCCGTACGGCCACATCAGCCGGGATGGCGAAACCGATGCCGATGTTTCCCGAGCTGGAGCCGTCGGATCCGGTGGAGGCGATCGAGGAGTTGATGCCGACCACAGCACCGTTCAGATTGACCAACGGCCCGCCGGAGTTGCCGGGGTTGATGGCCGCATCGGTCTGTACGGCGAGGTAGACCGCATCGTTTGTCGTGCCGGATCGGACCGGTCGCGTGGTGTTGGAGACGATCCCGCTGGTCACGGTGTCGGAGAGACCGAGCGGCGCGCCGACGGCCACCACCGACTGACCGACCTCGATCGAGTCGGACTTCGCGAAGGCTGCCGGCACCAGCTTGTCGCTGGCCGCGACCTTGATCACCGCGAGATCGTTGGTGTTCGAGGTGCCTACCACGGTGGCCTTCTCCGATGTGCCGTCATCGAAGGTGACCGTGATCGACGTCGCCCCGCTGCCCTGCTGGGTCTCGCCTGGCTGACCACCCTGCTGACCGAACGGATCCTGCGGATCGCCGCCTTGCTCACCGGATTGGCCTCCCTGGCTGCTGGCCGCTTCGGAGACCACGTGGTCATTGGTCAGGATGTGACCCTGCTTGTCGAGCACGACGCCGGTACCGATGCCGCCGCTTTGACCGGCCTGGACCGTGATCGTCACGACCGAGGGCTCGATCTGCTTGGCGGCGGCCGAGATGGTGCCGTCCAGTTTCGGCGTGGTCGCCGCGGTCTGTGTGGTCACCGTGACCGGCGAGTTCGCTCCGGCCGCGCCGCCGCCCAGATAGGCG from Microlunatus phosphovorus NM-1 includes:
- a CDS encoding S1C family serine protease is translated as MNTPPFGQPTGPDYHPMQPIGGYHGQDFPAPAGVPPLGQPSAGSATPSDAYQSGAYRGQHDGYQGSFDPDATLIQPMAQAPAAPGPAAPVATATLPKRRPGVVVAAAALAAVIGAGAGIGSYAYLGGGAAGANSPVTVTTQTAATTPKLDGTISAAAKQIEPSVVTITVQAGQSGGIGTGVVLDKQGHILTNDHVVSEAASSQGGQSGEQGGDPQDPFGQQGGQPGETQQGSGATSITVTFDDGTSEKATVVGTSNTNDLAVIKVAASDKLVPAAFAKSDSIEVGQSVVAVGAPLGLSDTVTSGIVSNTTRPVRSGTTNDAVYLAVQTDAAINPGNSGGPLVNLNGAVVGINSSIASTGSDGSSSGNIGIGFAIPADVAVRVATQLIETGSYTNAALGVSVGGQDSAAVSTDGVTLQSVSADGAAAKAGLKEGDQVTKINDFATADADGLIAATRYYAPGTKVEVTYNRDGQSHTVEVTLGTA